The following proteins are encoded in a genomic region of Fervidobacterium pennivorans DSM 9078:
- the yihA gene encoding ribosome biogenesis GTP-binding protein YihA/YsxC, protein MEVRSVELAKVIAKPNDKFPEPLRGEFAFVGRSNVGKSSLLNAIIGKRVAFVSKNPGKTRTINYYLINSKFYLVDLPGYGYARASKKDREEWRKVIERYFSERSWNMKALFALIDSRHELMDSDAQLLEWLEVLGISPVVVLTKIDKLSSSELNKQLKYFEQVLSGYKIRQIIPCSSVKKEGLDKIWNVIIEELSKE, encoded by the coding sequence ATAGAAGTAAGAAGCGTAGAACTCGCAAAAGTAATAGCGAAACCAAATGACAAATTCCCGGAGCCTCTCCGTGGGGAATTCGCATTTGTGGGGCGTTCGAACGTTGGAAAATCCAGTCTTCTGAACGCAATTATCGGGAAAAGGGTTGCGTTTGTCAGTAAAAATCCTGGAAAAACAAGAACGATTAACTACTATCTGATAAATAGCAAGTTCTACCTTGTCGACCTTCCGGGTTACGGATACGCACGCGCTTCCAAAAAAGACAGGGAAGAGTGGCGAAAAGTCATCGAAAGATATTTCTCTGAACGGTCTTGGAATATGAAAGCACTCTTTGCACTGATAGATTCCAGACACGAACTCATGGACTCTGATGCTCAATTACTCGAGTGGTTGGAAGTGCTAGGAATTTCACCTGTTGTTGTGCTGACCAAGATTGACAAGCTAAGTTCTTCTGAACTAAACAAGCAACTCAAGTATTTTGAGCAGGTGTTATCAGGTTACAAAATCCGGCAAATCATCCCATGTTCCTCTGTCAAAAAGGAAGGTCTGGATAAGATATGGAATGTTATAATTGAAGAATTATCAAAAGAATAA
- the lon gene encoding endopeptidase La, whose product MDKTEKKNNQNNQKRFAKLEKEARKSREERISIPNILPAIAMRSNMVIFPNTVVPFYVGREKSLMALEHAMEHTNNLVFVVNQKDPAIEDPKESDLYKVGTIVRIIQVGKLPDNTFKVLVEGIARAKWIKNVGEKFFEFELEILKARYGKSKRLIALMRMVKEELHKYVQYSRKIPPETLMLLEDVDNADVFADIAASLCPGSIEEKQELLETVHPANRLEKILDILARETELLEIEQQLDQKVKERIEKSQREYYLREKLRVIRDELGGEEDVEIKEIREKIEKGNYPEHVKEKAQAELQRLEKMSPYAPEASVIRTYLDWILNLPWYEKTEDTVDIEYAEKVLNEDHYGLEEPKQRILEYLATRKLSDKTKAPIICFVGPPGVGKTSLAKSIARAMNRKFGRMSLGGLRDEAEIRGHRRTYVGAMPGRIIQLIRKLGVKNPVILLDEIDKMGISFQGDPASALLEVLDPEQNKDFVDHYIELPFDLSEVLFVTTANVLYTIPPALRDRMEVIEISSYTDVEKFYIAKNYIIPKIYEEFTEKKAKIFIFKDSAIKKIIHEYTLEPGVRELERQLRSVVRKATLEFTKTNKTVVITPEKVVEYLGPEKIRDEDSLEKPLVGIATGLAWTPNGGTTLYIESALIPGNGQLIITGQLGDVMKESVRIALSLARKLCGEDYSEKFTKYDIHIHVPEGAVPKDGPSAGVTITTALVSVVKDIPVRNDVAMTGEITLRGRVLPVGGIKEKVLAAYRKGIKTVILPKKNKVDLEKIPEEVKKNMNFIFVETIDEVLEVALCETSTNKQTSETNRSKKRRTRKSNSETK is encoded by the coding sequence TTGGATAAGACCGAAAAGAAGAACAACCAAAACAACCAAAAGAGATTCGCAAAGCTAGAAAAAGAGGCAAGAAAGAGTAGGGAAGAAAGAATATCTATTCCAAATATACTGCCTGCAATAGCGATGCGGAGCAACATGGTGATTTTCCCCAACACCGTTGTTCCTTTCTATGTAGGCAGGGAAAAATCCCTTATGGCTCTTGAGCACGCGATGGAACACACAAACAACTTGGTCTTCGTAGTGAACCAAAAAGACCCGGCAATTGAAGACCCAAAGGAAAGTGACCTTTACAAAGTAGGCACAATTGTTCGAATTATTCAAGTTGGTAAATTACCAGATAACACTTTTAAAGTCCTTGTTGAGGGAATTGCAAGGGCGAAATGGATAAAGAACGTTGGTGAGAAGTTCTTTGAGTTTGAACTTGAAATACTCAAGGCACGCTATGGCAAATCAAAACGCTTAATTGCTTTAATGCGAATGGTCAAAGAAGAACTCCATAAATATGTCCAGTATTCAAGGAAAATACCACCTGAGACGTTAATGCTGTTAGAAGATGTTGATAATGCCGATGTTTTCGCGGATATAGCGGCGTCTTTGTGTCCAGGAAGTATTGAAGAAAAACAAGAACTGCTCGAAACAGTTCATCCTGCGAATCGTCTTGAAAAAATCTTAGACATATTAGCTCGGGAAACGGAATTACTGGAGATAGAACAGCAACTGGACCAAAAGGTCAAGGAAAGAATTGAAAAAAGTCAGAGGGAATACTATCTGAGGGAGAAGTTGCGTGTTATTCGCGACGAGCTCGGCGGAGAAGAGGACGTTGAGATAAAGGAAATAAGAGAAAAGATAGAGAAGGGGAATTACCCAGAACACGTTAAAGAAAAGGCACAGGCGGAACTGCAAAGATTAGAGAAGATGTCTCCGTACGCACCTGAAGCAAGTGTAATAAGGACTTACCTTGACTGGATACTCAATTTACCTTGGTATGAGAAAACAGAAGACACGGTTGATATAGAGTATGCAGAGAAAGTCCTAAATGAAGACCACTACGGTTTGGAGGAACCAAAGCAGAGAATATTAGAATACCTTGCGACAAGAAAACTTTCCGACAAGACCAAGGCACCTATAATCTGCTTCGTCGGTCCTCCGGGGGTTGGTAAAACCTCTCTGGCAAAGTCCATTGCCCGTGCAATGAACAGAAAATTCGGTCGTATGTCACTCGGTGGTTTGAGGGACGAAGCTGAAATACGTGGTCATAGAAGAACATACGTAGGTGCGATGCCTGGTAGAATCATACAACTCATAAGGAAATTGGGAGTTAAAAACCCTGTGATATTACTTGATGAGATAGATAAAATGGGAATAAGTTTCCAGGGTGACCCTGCTTCCGCATTGCTCGAAGTTCTTGACCCTGAGCAAAACAAAGATTTTGTAGACCATTACATAGAATTACCGTTCGATTTGTCTGAAGTGCTTTTTGTTACAACAGCAAACGTATTATACACAATACCACCCGCACTAAGGGACCGTATGGAAGTAATTGAGATTTCAAGCTACACCGATGTTGAAAAGTTCTACATAGCCAAGAACTACATAATACCAAAAATCTACGAAGAATTTACAGAGAAAAAGGCAAAGATCTTCATTTTCAAAGACTCGGCGATAAAAAAGATAATCCATGAATATACCCTGGAACCGGGTGTCCGCGAACTGGAAAGACAACTGAGAAGCGTTGTGAGAAAGGCAACATTGGAATTCACAAAGACTAACAAAACCGTTGTAATAACTCCCGAAAAAGTAGTTGAATACCTGGGACCAGAGAAGATAAGAGATGAAGACTCTTTAGAAAAACCACTCGTTGGCATCGCAACAGGACTTGCTTGGACTCCAAACGGTGGGACAACACTTTACATAGAAAGTGCTCTGATACCCGGGAATGGTCAACTGATAATCACCGGTCAGCTCGGTGATGTAATGAAGGAATCCGTTCGAATTGCTTTGAGTTTGGCAAGAAAGCTGTGTGGAGAAGATTATTCAGAAAAGTTCACAAAATACGATATACATATCCACGTACCCGAAGGTGCTGTTCCAAAAGATGGACCAAGCGCAGGTGTCACTATTACAACGGCTTTAGTTTCAGTGGTAAAAGACATACCTGTTAGAAACGACGTAGCAATGACTGGAGAAATTACGCTAAGAGGACGAGTGTTACCTGTTGGAGGTATAAAGGAGAAGGTTTTAGCAGCCTACAGGAAAGGTATTAAAACAGTCATATTACCTAAGAAAAACAAAGTAGATCTGGAAAAGATACCCGAGGAAGTTAAGAAAAACATGAACTTCATCTTCGTTGAAACAATCGACGAAGTGCTGGAGGTGGCTTTGTGTGAAACAAGCACAAACAAGCAAACCAGTGAAACCAATAGAAGTAAGAAGCGTAGAACTCGCAAAAGTAATAGCGAAACCAAATGA
- the tsaE gene encoding tRNA (adenosine(37)-N6)-threonylcarbamoyltransferase complex ATPase subunit type 1 TsaE: protein METSSQPRIELGILNEEELKSVAKRFASCLSDGDILILSGEIGSGKTTFVRGLVTGLGCSEHIVTSPTFTLMNVYSCIKTVYHIDAYRLNNLEEIFYVLEGEIEEKDGIFVIEWGELVKEFFLEDFITIIFEHVDEGHRKVSITADSGRLELIRRCMHIG from the coding sequence GTGGAAACAAGCAGTCAACCGCGCATTGAACTGGGAATCTTAAATGAAGAGGAATTGAAAAGTGTGGCAAAAAGGTTCGCAAGTTGTCTTTCAGACGGCGATATACTGATTCTGTCCGGCGAAATCGGAAGCGGAAAGACCACATTTGTTCGTGGTTTGGTCACCGGACTTGGCTGTAGTGAACACATCGTCACAAGTCCAACGTTTACGTTGATGAATGTTTATTCTTGTATAAAAACGGTCTATCATATAGATGCTTACCGTCTTAACAACTTGGAAGAGATATTTTACGTTCTTGAAGGAGAAATAGAAGAGAAAGATGGAATATTTGTAATCGAATGGGGCGAATTGGTAAAGGAATTTTTCTTGGAAGATTTCATAACTATTATCTTCGAACATGTTGATGAAGGTCACAGAAAAGTAAGTATCACAGCAGATAGCGGAAGACTCGAACTAATAAGGAGGTGCATGCACATTGGATAA
- the glpK gene encoding glycerol kinase GlpK, translating into MFVGLDQGTTSTRAILFDDDFSVVHEARREFRQIYPKEGWVEHNPEDIWQTVVEVLEECQRVANSRGKKIDVIGITNQRETVVAWDSETKEVLHNAIVWQCRRTAERSSYLRKEYGRVIKEKTGLVVDPYFSATKMEWLIQNVPEVQKAYNKGTLRFGTIDSFLAWKLTGRHVTDYSNASRTMIFNINTLDWDDELLELFGIKREFLPEVVDTAQFIGYTDDGIPVASLVGDQQAALFGQTAFQKGDVKCTLGTGSFILMNTGNEKIYSEHNLLSTVGWKIKDELVYALEGSVFITGTLVNYLIKNLGFAKDSLELTELALQVGNNGGIYFVPALTGLGAPYWDPYARGLIIGLTPGTDKRHIIYAAFEGIAFSVGQLVMLMEKESNIKINALKVDGGVSKNNLIMQILADVVNTVVERPVNRETTALGAASLAAIALGLVTKEKLQEIRKIDRIFTPKQSREEEFNKWKQAVNRALNWES; encoded by the coding sequence ATGTTCGTTGGTTTGGACCAAGGAACAACAAGCACAAGGGCAATTTTATTTGATGATGATTTTTCCGTCGTTCACGAGGCACGTAGAGAATTTCGTCAGATATACCCGAAAGAAGGGTGGGTCGAACACAACCCTGAAGACATTTGGCAAACCGTTGTTGAGGTTCTCGAAGAATGCCAACGAGTTGCAAATTCAAGGGGGAAGAAAATAGATGTTATCGGTATAACGAATCAAAGAGAAACGGTTGTTGCCTGGGATTCTGAAACTAAAGAAGTGCTACACAACGCCATAGTTTGGCAGTGTCGTAGAACGGCGGAGAGATCAAGTTATCTGAGAAAAGAGTACGGACGTGTGATAAAAGAGAAAACAGGATTAGTTGTAGACCCGTACTTTTCAGCAACTAAAATGGAATGGCTTATTCAAAATGTGCCAGAAGTACAAAAAGCTTATAACAAAGGGACGTTGAGGTTCGGAACGATAGATAGTTTCCTTGCTTGGAAATTGACAGGCAGGCACGTGACAGATTATTCAAACGCATCAAGAACTATGATATTTAATATAAACACTCTCGATTGGGACGACGAACTTTTGGAATTGTTCGGCATCAAGAGGGAATTCTTACCTGAAGTTGTTGATACAGCACAGTTCATAGGTTACACAGACGACGGTATTCCTGTGGCATCTTTAGTTGGTGACCAACAGGCGGCACTCTTTGGTCAAACGGCGTTCCAAAAAGGAGATGTAAAATGCACGCTCGGGACTGGCAGCTTTATTTTAATGAACACAGGAAATGAAAAAATCTATTCAGAACATAACTTGTTAAGCACCGTTGGATGGAAGATTAAGGATGAGCTTGTCTACGCACTCGAAGGTAGTGTGTTCATAACGGGCACGTTGGTAAATTATCTCATCAAAAACCTTGGTTTCGCAAAAGATAGCTTGGAATTAACTGAGCTAGCACTCCAGGTTGGCAACAATGGAGGAATCTACTTCGTTCCAGCACTCACAGGACTTGGCGCTCCTTACTGGGACCCATACGCAAGGGGATTGATAATCGGGCTCACCCCCGGAACTGACAAAAGACATATCATCTACGCTGCATTCGAGGGTATCGCATTTTCCGTCGGACAATTAGTCATGTTGATGGAAAAAGAAAGTAATATAAAGATTAACGCCCTAAAAGTAGACGGCGGCGTATCGAAAAATAACCTTATCATGCAAATCCTTGCCGATGTGGTGAATACAGTGGTTGAAAGACCAGTTAACAGAGAAACAACAGCCCTTGGGGCAGCAAGCTTGGCCGCTATCGCTTTAGGCTTGGTCACTAAGGAAAAGCTTCAGGAAATTAGGAAGATAGATAGGATATTTACTCCAAAACAATCTCGTGAGGAGGAATTCAACAAGTGGAAACAAGCAGTCAACCGCGCATTGAACTGGGAATCTTAA
- a CDS encoding DUF2905 domain-containing protein: MFLISKMSDLNWLPGDIVIKRKNFVFIFPITTMIILSVILTIVLNIISRFFK; encoded by the coding sequence ATGTTTCTGATATCGAAGATGAGTGACCTTAACTGGCTTCCTGGAGATATCGTTATCAAAAGAAAGAATTTCGTTTTCATCTTCCCAATAACAACGATGATTATATTGAGTGTGATACTTACAATAGTGCTGAACATCATAAGCAGGTTTTTCAAATGA
- a CDS encoding PSP1 domain-containing protein, which translates to MSFEATVYGVELMPLGKIVYYLDNGETFTYGDYAIVLSEFGTDYGKVLLGPKNISIDDVNYELKAIIRKATEEDLEIIRENEEIAKKAREVTIELVKKHNLPMKVLQSKYIFDRSKLVIYFSSKTRVDFRELVKDIAKEFKTRIELRQVGARDEMKFIKGLGLCGRKSCCSYFLREFDSVTLKHAKQQQMMINTSKITGPCGRLLCCLTFEHDFYVEALKNIPDEGSTIYYDGKIAKVITVNVFLSRVTLQTDDGEMVALPFSYFKEGENAGNWKIIDHARTNNHYDGLDDVSDIEDE; encoded by the coding sequence ATGAGTTTTGAAGCTACCGTTTATGGTGTTGAGTTGATGCCACTGGGAAAAATTGTGTATTACTTAGATAACGGAGAAACATTTACATACGGTGATTACGCAATTGTTCTCAGCGAATTCGGAACAGATTATGGCAAAGTCTTGCTAGGTCCAAAGAACATAAGCATAGACGATGTTAATTATGAACTCAAAGCCATTATTAGAAAAGCAACAGAAGAAGATTTGGAGATTATCCGAGAAAACGAGGAAATTGCAAAAAAGGCGCGAGAAGTGACCATCGAGCTTGTTAAAAAACACAACCTTCCAATGAAGGTTTTGCAATCCAAATATATATTTGACCGGAGTAAGTTAGTAATATACTTTAGCTCAAAAACAAGGGTAGACTTTCGAGAACTTGTAAAAGACATAGCAAAAGAGTTCAAAACACGTATTGAATTAAGACAAGTCGGTGCGAGAGACGAGATGAAATTCATCAAAGGATTGGGACTTTGTGGTCGAAAGAGCTGTTGTTCCTATTTTTTGAGAGAATTCGATAGTGTGACTCTGAAACATGCAAAACAACAACAGATGATGATAAACACTTCTAAAATTACAGGGCCGTGTGGTAGATTGCTTTGTTGTTTAACGTTTGAGCACGATTTTTATGTTGAAGCATTGAAAAACATTCCCGATGAAGGTTCCACAATTTACTACGATGGAAAAATTGCGAAAGTGATTACAGTAAACGTATTTCTCTCAAGGGTAACACTACAGACCGACGATGGCGAGATGGTCGCACTTCCATTCTCCTACTTCAAGGAGGGAGAAAATGCGGGAAATTGGAAAATTATTGATCATGCTCGGACTAATAACCATTACGATGGGCTTGACGATGTTTCTGATATCGAAGATGAGTGA
- a CDS encoding polyprenyl synthetase family protein has product MGEERAVKRFDTQYLTERVNETIQSLLKELIENTPDTLKVYSQEFAKFTLRPGKRIRPLLLLLTYYGYASSSDNDNDKSAYMLAGILEIMHAFLLVHDDVIDESSLRRGEPTLHKIYEQLTGSEKIGKDLAIVVGDIASFYYFGKLSDLFNFDIEKETFHMLLKLFADCYVRTGYGQLLDILFTGSVSERALKDDIPTNISLYKTAYYTFVYPMLFGYYLTGRNEIEDAQKLQQMGEKVGIAFQYRDDILGTFGGDTKSANDILEGKATILVKKTMDKLTEDEKEKFLGLINKKDKSESDIEMIKLYMLKSGALNETIKDVTKLVTEALSILAVLKMDTYYKAEIEKIFRKVLDIPKVAF; this is encoded by the coding sequence ATGGGTGAGGAAAGAGCAGTTAAAAGGTTTGATACCCAGTATTTGACAGAGAGAGTAAATGAGACAATTCAGTCTTTATTGAAAGAATTAATTGAAAACACGCCAGATACGTTGAAGGTATACTCTCAGGAGTTTGCTAAGTTTACCTTGAGGCCAGGCAAGCGAATTAGACCACTTCTATTGTTGCTGACATATTATGGATACGCCAGTTCTTCGGATAATGATAATGATAAAAGTGCCTACATGTTGGCCGGGATATTGGAGATAATGCACGCGTTCTTACTTGTGCATGATGATGTTATCGATGAGTCTTCACTTAGACGAGGTGAACCTACACTCCACAAGATTTATGAACAACTAACTGGTAGTGAAAAAATAGGGAAAGACCTTGCAATCGTCGTTGGTGATATAGCAAGTTTTTACTATTTTGGAAAGCTCTCAGATTTATTTAATTTTGATATTGAAAAGGAAACATTCCATATGCTTCTCAAACTCTTTGCCGACTGTTACGTGAGGACCGGATACGGTCAATTGCTCGACATACTTTTCACAGGAAGTGTAAGTGAGCGCGCTCTAAAAGATGATATCCCAACCAATATCAGCCTCTACAAAACCGCTTACTATACCTTCGTCTATCCCATGCTCTTTGGGTATTATTTGACGGGTAGGAATGAAATAGAAGATGCTCAGAAACTCCAACAGATGGGTGAAAAGGTAGGTATTGCGTTCCAGTATAGGGATGATATACTTGGCACGTTCGGTGGTGATACGAAAAGCGCTAACGACATCCTCGAAGGGAAAGCAACCATCCTCGTTAAGAAAACGATGGACAAGCTTACAGAAGATGAAAAAGAAAAATTCTTAGGTTTGATAAACAAGAAAGATAAGTCTGAAAGTGATATCGAAATGATAAAATTGTATATGCTCAAATCTGGTGCTTTAAATGAGACAATTAAAGATGTGACAAAACTAGTAACGGAAGCGCTTTCAATATTGGCTGTTCTCAAGATGGATACGTACTACAAAGCTGAGATAGAGAAGATTTTCAGAAAGGTTTTGGATATCCCAAAAGTTGCGTTTTAA
- the glgX gene encoding glycogen debranching protein GlgX produces MADYPLQYKNPGPDVVLKTKRGYPRLGATPDETGVNFAIFSRHATRVILELYQNYYDDKPSHVFELDPVKNKTGDIWHIYVYGVGHGQYYGWRIDGPYDPINGKRFNVNKLLIDPYAKAITTFFDWNDDVVYGYDRNSPMGDLSFSTLDSAKSMIRSIVIDDSKYDWEDDRQLHIPWNETIIYEMHVRLFTISPTANVKFPGTFLGIIEKLDHLKELGVTTIELMPIFEFNLNSNPNINPLTGERLKDVWGYNPLNFFAVTGNYSVGLKLGEQVFLFKDFVKLMHKNGFEVILDVVYNHTGEGGEKGPTICFRGIDNEIYYMLDPKNKRYYLNYSGCGNTLNCNHPVVKEMIIDSLRYWATEMHVDGFRFDLASILGRTPDGRWIGDFSLLKDIAEDPIVGKLKLIAEGWDAAGGYYLGQFPEGWAEWNGKYRDCVRRFVRGDNGTIQELMLRIAGSPDLYANRQPHASINFITCHDGFTMRDLVSYNQKHNEANGEGNKDGADENFSYNYGVEGDTDDESIIRIRKQQIKNFFAILMVSHGTPMILMGDEMFRTQKGNNNAYCIDDETTWVDWTLKEKHRDLFEFVKKIIHFRKSHNALKRECFYQRYDKFGNLVTDITWHGVNPFEPDTSYHSHSIAFMISGFDPVKGVRIDNDIYVILNQWVEPLKFVLPPLYGQFWYRVVDTAQEYPRDFLDVPEKIDGYYIAQPRSTVIFISDAQ; encoded by the coding sequence ATGGCGGATTATCCACTTCAGTATAAAAATCCTGGACCTGATGTTGTTTTGAAGACCAAACGCGGTTATCCAAGACTTGGTGCAACTCCGGATGAAACAGGTGTGAATTTTGCAATATTCTCACGCCACGCAACGAGGGTTATTTTAGAACTTTACCAAAATTACTACGATGATAAACCATCGCACGTTTTTGAACTGGACCCTGTGAAGAACAAAACCGGGGACATATGGCATATCTATGTTTATGGTGTTGGACATGGACAGTACTACGGCTGGAGGATAGATGGTCCTTATGACCCTATCAACGGGAAGAGATTTAATGTCAATAAGTTGCTGATAGACCCTTATGCAAAGGCTATTACAACGTTTTTTGATTGGAACGACGATGTGGTTTACGGTTACGACAGAAACTCACCGATGGGCGACCTTTCATTCTCAACACTGGACTCGGCAAAGAGTATGATAAGGTCTATAGTCATAGACGATTCTAAATATGATTGGGAAGACGACAGACAACTCCACATACCCTGGAACGAAACCATCATTTACGAGATGCACGTAAGACTTTTTACCATAAGTCCTACCGCGAATGTAAAATTCCCAGGTACATTTTTGGGAATAATCGAAAAATTGGACCACTTGAAAGAACTCGGGGTTACAACGATTGAACTGATGCCTATTTTTGAGTTTAATCTTAATTCCAATCCAAACATAAATCCGTTGACAGGTGAACGCTTAAAAGATGTCTGGGGTTACAACCCTTTGAATTTTTTCGCCGTTACTGGGAACTACTCGGTTGGTTTAAAACTCGGGGAACAGGTTTTCCTCTTCAAAGACTTTGTAAAGTTGATGCACAAGAACGGGTTTGAGGTTATTCTTGACGTAGTTTACAACCACACTGGTGAAGGTGGAGAAAAAGGTCCCACAATTTGTTTTAGAGGCATCGATAACGAAATATACTACATGCTTGATCCGAAGAACAAAAGGTATTACTTGAATTACTCGGGATGTGGTAACACACTAAATTGCAATCATCCTGTAGTCAAAGAGATGATAATAGACAGTCTTCGCTACTGGGCAACGGAGATGCACGTGGATGGTTTCAGATTCGACCTTGCATCCATACTTGGACGAACACCAGATGGACGGTGGATTGGTGACTTTTCGTTACTTAAAGATATCGCAGAAGACCCGATAGTTGGGAAACTTAAACTCATAGCGGAAGGTTGGGATGCGGCTGGTGGTTATTACCTTGGACAGTTCCCGGAAGGTTGGGCGGAGTGGAACGGTAAATACCGCGATTGTGTAAGACGTTTTGTACGCGGTGACAACGGAACTATTCAGGAACTCATGCTCCGTATTGCAGGAAGCCCGGATTTGTATGCAAACAGGCAACCACATGCCAGCATCAATTTTATAACCTGCCACGATGGTTTCACCATGCGCGATTTGGTTTCTTATAACCAAAAGCACAACGAAGCAAACGGCGAGGGTAACAAAGATGGTGCCGATGAGAATTTTAGTTACAATTACGGTGTTGAAGGTGATACTGACGATGAGAGTATAATTAGGATAAGGAAACAACAGATAAAGAACTTCTTTGCCATTCTCATGGTTTCACATGGTACCCCCATGATATTGATGGGCGACGAGATGTTCCGAACGCAGAAAGGTAACAACAACGCTTACTGTATAGATGACGAAACCACATGGGTGGATTGGACACTGAAGGAAAAACACAGAGATTTGTTCGAATTTGTGAAGAAGATTATACACTTTAGAAAATCACATAACGCATTGAAAAGGGAATGCTTCTATCAAAGATACGACAAGTTTGGAAACCTTGTGACAGACATAACCTGGCATGGTGTAAACCCATTTGAACCAGATACAAGCTATCATTCACATTCGATAGCATTCATGATTTCAGGATTTGACCCTGTGAAAGGTGTGAGGATAGATAACGATATCTATGTTATTCTGAACCAGTGGGTTGAACCTTTGAAATTTGTCTTGCCACCACTTTACGGACAATTCTGGTATAGAGTTGTTGATACTGCTCAAGAATATCCAAGAGACTTTCTTGACGTGCCTGAAAAGATAGATGGATACTACATTGCACAACCACGCAGCACGGTCATATTTATCTCAGATGCCCAGTAA
- a CDS encoding Rid family detoxifying hydrolase, protein MEVLKFEKGPKAVGPYSSAVKVGNLIFFSGILPINPETGELVNDSVENATEQILKNLNTMLSEIGLSLKNVVKTTIFTVKLEEFSKINEVYQKYFESFTKDFPARSTVGVSSLPKGALVEMEFVVEA, encoded by the coding sequence ATGGAAGTGTTGAAATTCGAAAAAGGTCCAAAGGCAGTAGGACCGTATTCGTCTGCTGTAAAAGTTGGGAATCTCATCTTCTTCTCTGGAATTTTGCCGATTAACCCTGAGACCGGTGAACTTGTGAACGATAGTGTTGAAAACGCAACGGAACAGATATTGAAAAACCTGAATACCATGCTCTCTGAAATTGGTTTATCTTTGAAAAATGTTGTGAAAACAACCATCTTCACTGTGAAATTGGAAGAGTTTTCAAAAATCAACGAAGTCTACCAAAAATATTTTGAAAGCTTCACCAAAGACTTCCCGGCAAGGAGTACCGTCGGAGTTTCAAGCCTGCCAAAAGGTGCGTTAGTGGAGATGGAGTTTGTTGTTGAAGCATAG
- a CDS encoding energy-coupling factor ABC transporter ATP-binding protein — MVLKLKNISVSYANKHILKNISTSFETGEIVMVIGANGSGKSTLLKVLAGLIDYAGEIILPEGINDVSEITGYVFQNPETQIIGSTVWEDVIFGLENIGLDKREMEIRANYVLNLLELAELKDADPYYLSGGQKQRLAIASILALQPEFLLLDEVTAMLDKNGKREVVDAVVKLKEAGKGIIIATHELNLFSPYSDRCIYIDNGAVVFDGNPSDGVKLYREKVHREFTSKAV; from the coding sequence TTGGTCCTGAAATTAAAAAACATCAGCGTATCCTACGCAAACAAGCATATATTGAAGAATATTTCAACCTCTTTCGAGACTGGAGAAATCGTCATGGTAATCGGGGCAAACGGCTCTGGGAAATCAACTTTGCTGAAAGTTCTCGCTGGACTAATAGATTACGCTGGTGAAATCATTCTTCCTGAAGGGATAAACGACGTATCGGAAATTACAGGATACGTTTTCCAAAATCCAGAGACCCAAATTATTGGTTCAACCGTTTGGGAAGACGTGATATTCGGATTGGAAAACATAGGACTTGACAAAAGAGAAATGGAAATAAGGGCAAACTACGTTTTAAATCTTTTAGAACTCGCAGAGTTGAAAGATGCGGACCCATACTATCTGTCTGGTGGGCAAAAGCAAAGACTTGCAATTGCATCGATATTGGCTCTTCAACCTGAGTTTTTATTGCTCGATGAGGTTACTGCGATGCTCGATAAAAATGGAAAACGCGAGGTTGTCGATGCTGTTGTGAAATTGAAAGAGGCTGGTAAAGGTATAATTATCGCGACACATGAACTAAATCTTTTCAGTCCCTACTCAGATCGGTGTATTTACATAGATAATGGAGCTGTTGTTTTCGATGGTAATCCAAGCGATGGTGTAAAGCTTTACCGTGAAAAGGTGCACAGAGAGTTTACTTCAAAAGCTGTATAA